A segment of the Zingiber officinale cultivar Zhangliang chromosome 8B, Zo_v1.1, whole genome shotgun sequence genome:
CATGTTATCTAACCTTGATTTCATACCCTAGATAAGTTATTTtgtgtttttaaaatttatacaactttaaataaatttgatacAAATTCAGCTTAGACACATCATATTCACTCAACAATAATATTAGGACTCTCCCAAGTctaatgattttcaaaattttaaaatttaacattaCACTAGTTGTATTAGTAAGTTTTGGCTAAAACTCACTAATAATCTTAACCACATCTAAATTAACTCAAATTAGGATTTAACACACTCGTAGTAACCTCTTAAATCTCATCTACGTGTAGCCTCTTAAGTCTCATGTGTTTAAAATGTCAGAATTTGTAGTTTGTACAACAATCAATGAGTTTTGGTGTTGTACCATGTCCATATTTTAAATTTGTTGACATGTTCAAATCAAGAGAGTTTCAAAACCACATTGATATTGTAGTTGAGTGAATATAATATTTCTGAGTTCATATATGATTTTGTGTCAAAATTATTGGTTTTATTGTAGTGGGTTATTTGGATTTGATTGTGACGTTCTTAAAATTATTAatgaattttgatcaaaacttattTATAATCCTGAAGTTTctagagtttaaaatttatgaTATGTTCACAGTAATGAGAGTTTTATGTATATATGTTATTGTTAAATGAATATGATATGTTTAAGTCCAAAAGTGACTTTgcgtcaaaattattttaaaaattatttaaattttaaaaattcatggcATGATATCTAAGTTATGAAATTAAAGGTTTGTAGTAATGCATTGTTTCTAATTGGAATTAATTCGAATGTTTCTaacattattaataaattttgacTCAAACTgcctctaaatttttaaattttagtgtCAAGAGTCTCATAAATATATTGGTGCTCTTGATGAATGTATATTATAAGTCTATGTCCAATAATTAATTTgtgtcaaatttatttaaaattgtataaattttaaaaagtcaAAATAGCATATTTAGGATGTGAAATCAAGGTTAAAGGTGCATCAGTTCTAATATACCGTTAATAAATTATAATACGTATCATATTCAATCCAAATTAAGGCCATTATCATTCTTGAGTCGCTCATGAGCATAATCATGCTTTCAAATTTTAATTCCATACTAATTTTTATCCATTATgagatattaaaaaataattattgtttttcaaaagataaaaataatatgtttaaaattttataaaactaaTTCATTTTTGCATTTATAAAAAGAGGGGTATTTTTAAAAAGATATGTATAACTTAATAAATACAAAAATACGATGTGTGATTTGATAATaagttaaaatttattattttttaatattttattaaaggCCCATGCAGATTTAGAAAAtttctggattttttttaaaatacatttcTCACCCATTTCAaccataaattaaaataaaaataaataattttttttctgaatcaatataaaaaattgattaagTACATTTGTAAAAAAATCATTAATAGtattaaaaatcttaaattatattaattaattttatcaacCATATGGCAAAGATATTATCTGCTGCTCGCCCCTCCGGCATGGACGCTGCCGCGCACGTGACGTGCCCCTCCGGCGCGGACGCGCGCGCGGCAGATCAGCCCTCACAATAAGATATTTATAGCAAagatattataaaatttatacagAGCAAAGCAAAGATTTCGACAAAGAAATCAAAGTGGTCACGGGCCACGACATGATCCACACAGTCTGTTTATCCATGTGAGTGGGCCCCCAACGACCAAGAACAATCATCAACAGCCATCCCCACAACTACGTTTTTCACTTTCCATTCTATTTAATTTACAAACTCCTAAATTAAATAGCCTATAATTAATTTAAGTCCATTGGCTGCAAACGCTGCGCCCAGTTAAAAGAGCTACAGCAGATCCATTAAATGCCTACATTAAACTCCCCACCAAACCCTCGCCCCGCGATTAATTCTTTCACCGGCCAATATTAATATGCAACAGCCAAACCACCGTCCAGGCATTCCGATACACACAAACTACGtgcatttaattaataaaatctaattgcaaaatattaataattgcattttttttttacttaccgTCTTTGCCCTCGTTTCGTGCTGCTTCACCGAGTGGGCGCCAGGCCTTCGGTCTTCGGCTGTCGAAGTAAACATCCGGCAAAATGTGAGTGGTTTATTGTTTGGTAGTGTAGgggaaggaagatgaaaggtcggACAGGCTGGCGGTTTTGGCCCTTTCTGGCCGTCGTTGTTTGCTGTCAAAGTAAACAACGTGGTTGGAGGTGTTTACTAGTACTTACTGTCAGCATTTGTTAGCGGTGAAGCCCACCGAGTAGTTGTTGAGATCGAAACCGACACGTGTCCCCTGCTGCTGCACGTTGCCGATGATGGACAGCGGCGCGGAGGTCGGCGCGAAGGCTAGGCAGTAGGTGCCGGTGCCGTCGACCGGGATTAGGTAGTTTTTCGCCGGCAGCGAGAGCTCCCGGTTGCCAGGGAAGTGGAAGCCCACCGTCGGGACCTGCACGCTCGTCCGGGAGGAGAGGTCGAAGCAGGTGTCGAACAGCGAGAAGGCGGATGCGGGCGGGAGCGAGGAGGTTCCGGCGCGGAATGCTTCCCGCAGAGACTCGTAGGCGGAGCTCGGCAGCCGGGTGATGGCTGTGCCGGAGTCGATGATCACTCCGCCGGCGCCGCGGTCGTCCACCGCGAAGGTGGACGGCGAGATGGAGAGCATCTGCCCGCCGACGCTGATCCCGCTCAGGCCGACGTAGTAGTAGGTCTCGAGCTGGCGGTTGCGGATAAGCGGCGCGGTCACGGCGGACGCGCCGCTGGAGGGAGACGCGGCGTCGGTGCTGAGGTCGAGGGTGGAGGAGCCTGGGGAGTCGCGGTCCACTAGGCAATAGGAGAAGGAGCGAGCCGAGATCTGGGAGGGGAAGGAAAGTGGCCCGCCGCCCAGGGCGAGCAGCCCGGCCGCGCCGACAAAGAGGCCCTCATTGTCATGGCCGCAGCCGACGGCGACGCCGGAAACCGGCTCCGAACCCCCTAGAGTCAGCGTCTCGGTGATGAATTCCCCCACCGTATACGATCCGTCTCCGTAACTGACCTGGTAAAGACAACTCCCATCGCCGGTGGGAGTGGAATTCCGGCAGGCGGAGACTTCGAGGGCGCGGCACTGGGAGGAATCGCAGGAAATaggggcggaggaggaggaggcggaggcGTCGTACACGGGGTCGGACTGCTGGTAGCAGTCCTCGCAGGGGAGGCACTGGATCCAACTCACATCGCTCCCAGTGTCGAGTACCATGTACAGCGGTCTCGCCGGACTGCCGACGCTCACCCGAGAGAAGTACTCGCCGCTGCCTAGGCTAGTTCCGGAAACGACAGGTCCCTCGATCGTCTCCGCCGCGGTGCTCTGCAGAAACTTCTCTTCCGCCACTGGCTTCAGATCGGCGGCCGCGACGCCGCCAACCGCGAGGGCCGCGCGGGCGGTGATGGCACGGACACGGGCGGCGTCTCGGCGGAGGCGAGCGAGTGTGAGTTCTCTGTAGTCGGCATGGCGGTGGCCACCGGAGGAAGGGAGAAAATCGCGGGAGTGGAGTGAGATTGAGATAGCCTCCCCCGCCGCGGAGAGGTTATGCGTTGACAAATGGGCGGTGGGAACGAACGAGACGGCGCGGAGCGCTTGGGCGAGGCCGGCGGAGACGTCGAGAGTGGTGGTTCCAGGAGATCCGGTGCTCCGCCGCGAATGGTGACGGCACACCACCGGGGCCGTCGACAGCACGAAAAGCATGAGCAGGAAAAGCAGCCGGTGAGCAATGGCATCGTCCTCCGCCATGATAGCGGCACAGCAACGGCCGGGAGCGGAAGATAGAAGAAAAAAGAACCGCCGAGGTAACTTAAAGCAGCTGAAGAAAAAAGGGGGGTAACTTCACCGTACCGGCGTCAGTTGCAGGAAGCCTTCGGGGAAGGAGAAGGGTTTTTGAAAGGCGCATCATGGGCCGTTAATCGCAATGGTTAATGGGCCGGCCAAATCATTGTAATGGCCTTCACTTAAGGAAGGTTCTTTTAGTGGTATTCTTTGTATGACTATAAACGAGTCGAGCCAAGTTAAGATTTATAGTGTTCAGGATTGATAAGAATATCGAGTCGAGCCGAGCATAAAATTaatcaagtttttgaaatgacTGTTTAAACTTGGcttgatttatattttttaaaatcggacttgagcttggctcgtttaacTAGTATCGAGCTTTTAAacaagctcgaatcgagcttggTTCGAATTCGAAACAAGCTCGGCTTGTTTAGGCACTAACAAGCTCGGCTTGTTTAGCCATTACCAAGCTTTAAGTCGAGCTTGCTTGTTTGTTTAAAAAAGTAATTATAAATATTTGTTTgataaaaacttatttgtttatttataagCTTAATAAAGTTTGTCATAAACTTCATTACTAAAAATCGGTAAGATAAATATTCTTTAATTATCAtaataaagaaatattatttataaaaactttaaaaatacacCAAATAGGCAAATAGTATCTATAATTCATAACTCAAATAAATAAATCACATGAGAATATAACTTGGGTACCAAAATCACAAAACAATTATATAGAGTATCCAACTTCTAATTCATAACTTTAAAATAAGAAGTCATACTTTATTACAAAAATATCACTAAATTGCTGCgtctccagaatgcatctttcccaTCTCCAAAGACCAAAGAGGCAAACACTCACCTTAACCCTTTCAGCCTTTCTCAtcctaaaaagaaaataaaaaaaatctacaatTAAGATTGAGTGTCATTTTATACCATAGTGAGAGGCAAAGTATAAGGAGTTAATTGAATTTAGTTCAATTACTTATATTAGCATACTAAATAAAGATTAGAAGGGTTAGCATCAAAGTGAGCAAACAATATTAAAGaatcaataatttaataaaaatataccgTCAAAAATCATTGATTTAGCATATGAAAATGCCTAAGATAAATTGTACTCCTTCACATCTTCCTTGTGATcctattcaaaattaaaatatcataaGTTAAATACTAAATTACaaacaaaaaacataaaaataaataatgagttacctttttctttcttttgataCCATAAAGATGACGAAACCAATCCTCACCACAAAGTAGAACTTGAATTGTTTCAACTCCTAATGAAGCAAGATAATTATCGATCACCCTACCACTAGCACtaaaagttgattctgaagcaaCAATAGTAATGGGAATAGATAATATATCACAAGCCATCTTTGACAAAATTCGATATTTGAGATTATTTGTTTTCCACCACTCTAATGCATCAAAGTGAGTTTCATCATTTTGACATATATAAACATCATCATCTAAATAGATGTCTAATTCAGACTTGCCATGTTGAACAGTATCAATATTTCTTATAAAATTATCAAACTTTGACCGTCCTGTTACAATAGTTTTTCCTTTCTCATTATTTGCATTTAAAGTGAGGTCAAAACCATCACCATTGAGATttttgttggattttttttttctacatgTGTAGTGACATATTCATTGTATAACTCGTACAAACTATTCTTCACTAAAACAATTTGATTGACACTAACTTCATGCTCATAAATTATAGGAATAGCAAATTCAATAAGCTTCATTTTGTTCCTAGGATCTAAAATAGCAGCTATAGAGATTACCAAATTGCATTGACCCCAGTACTTATCAAATTTAGTCTTCATCTTTATAGTCATTGCTTTTATGAATGAACTCCCAATTAAAATTTGTTGATCTAGTATCTCTTTCGCTTGCTAAAGTTCAGGAAGAAATAAATTTGAAGTAAGATATTCACTACCTGTAATACATATGAAATTGGATGGTTTAGTAtcaaataaataagtggaggttAGGGTTGTAAATAATTTGAGAGAATAACTAGATAAAAACATTCACATGAgtctattaaaataaatatttaactaaTTGAAATTGATACCTGAGATGATTTTTGTGAATTCATTAAAAAGCTCCAAAAATGAATAAACTTCTTGAACACGAACTCAATCCTCTTCGCTTAGTAAATATTGATAATCAGAATCTCTTTGTTGATAACGAGGAAATACATCTTTGAACTCCAAAGCCGAGGCAAGCATGGCATAAGTAGCATTCCACCGAGTGCAACAATCCAAAATTAACTTTTTTGATGATAACCTCAATTGTTTGGTCATGTCAGAAAAAATATGAAGGCGTGCCTCAGAAGCTAAAATGTGCTTTACACTTTCTCGAACATTTTCAATTATACTCTGAATTTCAGATAATCCATCTTgaactaaaatatttaaaatatgagCACAACATCTAACATGAAATAGTTGTCCATTTAAAGGAAGTTTCTTTTGGAACAAAagattttctcttaaaattcttaCTGCAGAATCATTGTTAGAGGCATTATCAACAGTAATTGTCCACACTTTATTTTCTATACCCCATTCTTGCAAACATTTATATAAAGCATCATGTAAGACAATTCCGGTATGAGGAGGTGGAACATTACAAAAAATTAAGATCCTCTTTTGCAATCTCTAATCAGaatctatgaaatgatatgttaAAACCATGTATTTGAGTTTCTGCCCTGATCTCCATAAATTTGTTGTGATGCTAACTCTATTTATATCTTTCAACATGGACTTGATCCTTTTTTTCTCCATCTCATAGCTCATTATACAATCTACTTTAGCTGTTGCACGCGA
Coding sequences within it:
- the LOC122015910 gene encoding protein ASPARTIC PROTEASE IN GUARD CELL 1-like yields the protein MAEDDAIAHRLLFLLMLFVLSTAPVVCRHHSRRSTGSPGTTTLDVSAGLAQALRAVSFVPTAHLSTHNLSAAGEAISISLHSRDFLPSSGGHRHADYRELTLARLRRDAARVRAITARAALAVGGVAAADLKPVAEEKFLQSTAAETIEGPVVSGTSLGSGEYFSRVSVGSPARPLYMVLDTGSDVSWIQCLPCEDCYQQSDPVYDASASSSSAPISCDSSQCRALEVSACRNSTPTGDGSCLYQVSYGDGSYTVGEFITETLTLGGSEPVSGVAVGCGHDNEGLFVGAAGLLALGGGPLSFPSQISARSFSYCLVDRDSPGSSTLDLSTDAASPSSGASAVTAPLIRNRQLETYYYVGLSGISVGGQMLSISPSTFAVDDRGAGGVIIDSGTAITRLPSSAYESLREAFRAGTSSLPPASAFSLFDTCFDLSSRTSVQVPTVGFHFPGNRELSLPAKNYLIPVDGTGTYCLAFAPTSAPLSIIGNVQQQGTRVGFDLNNYSVGFTANKC